A genomic window from Paucibacter sp. KCTC 42545 includes:
- a CDS encoding amino acid ABC transporter ATP-binding protein — MIQIKNISKWYGPFQVLTDCSTKIEKGEVVVVCGPSGSGKSTLIKTVNALEPFQKGDIVVDGISLADPKTNLPRLRSRVGMVFQHFELFPHLSVTENLTLAQIKVLGRTPEDAKVRGLKMLDRVGLSAHKDKFPGQLSGGQQQRVAIARALSMDPIVMLFDEPTSALDPEMVGEVLDVMVNLAQEGMTMMCVTHEMGFAKKVSSRVIFMDAGKIIEDCKREEFFGNPDARSPRAKDFLNKILQH; from the coding sequence ATGATTCAAATCAAGAACATCTCCAAGTGGTACGGCCCCTTCCAGGTGCTGACCGATTGCTCCACCAAGATCGAAAAAGGTGAGGTGGTGGTGGTTTGCGGCCCCTCGGGCTCGGGCAAGTCCACGCTGATCAAGACCGTCAATGCGCTGGAGCCCTTTCAAAAGGGCGACATCGTGGTGGACGGCATCTCGCTGGCCGACCCCAAGACCAATTTGCCTCGCCTGCGTTCGCGCGTGGGCATGGTGTTCCAACATTTCGAGCTGTTCCCGCATCTCAGCGTGACCGAGAACTTGACGCTGGCGCAGATCAAGGTGCTGGGCCGCACGCCGGAAGACGCCAAGGTGCGTGGACTGAAGATGCTGGACCGTGTCGGCCTGTCGGCACACAAGGACAAGTTCCCCGGCCAGCTCTCCGGCGGCCAGCAGCAGCGCGTGGCGATTGCCCGCGCGCTCAGCATGGACCCGATCGTGATGCTGTTCGACGAGCCGACTTCGGCGCTCGACCCCGAAATGGTGGGTGAGGTGCTGGACGTGATGGTCAATTTGGCCCAAGAAGGCATGACCATGATGTGCGTGACGCACGAAATGGGCTTTGCCAAAAAGGTCAGCAGCCGCGTCATCTTCATGGACGCCGGCAAGATCATCGAGGATTGCAAGCGCGAAGAGTTCTTCGGCAACCCGGACGCCCGCTCGCCGCGCGCCAAGGACTTCCTCAACAAGATCCTGCAGCACTGA
- a CDS encoding amino acid ABC transporter permease, which produces MNLDFAFLNWGVVSSFILKGLIFSIQLTVIATLGGIVLGTLLALMRLSGKKWLVWPAAFYVNTLRSIPLVMVILWFFLLIPLLVGRPMGAEMSAMITFTVFEAAYFSEIMRAGIQSVPRGQVSAGYAVGMTYSQTMQTVVLPQAFRNMLPVLMAQTIILFQDTSLVYAIGAYDLLKGFEVAGKNFNRPVETYLVAAVVYFVICFSLSMLVRRLQKKIAIIR; this is translated from the coding sequence ATGAATCTCGATTTCGCATTCCTCAACTGGGGCGTCGTCTCCAGCTTCATCCTCAAGGGCCTGATCTTCAGCATTCAGCTGACCGTGATCGCCACTTTGGGCGGCATTGTGCTGGGCACCTTGCTGGCGCTGATGCGCTTGTCGGGCAAGAAGTGGCTGGTCTGGCCGGCTGCCTTCTACGTCAACACCTTGCGCTCCATCCCTCTGGTGATGGTGATTCTGTGGTTCTTCCTGCTGATCCCACTGCTGGTTGGCCGGCCCATGGGCGCGGAGATGTCGGCCATGATCACCTTCACGGTGTTTGAGGCGGCTTACTTCTCCGAGATCATGCGCGCCGGTATTCAGTCGGTGCCGCGCGGTCAGGTCAGTGCGGGTTATGCCGTGGGCATGACCTATAGCCAGACCATGCAGACCGTGGTGCTGCCGCAGGCCTTCCGCAATATGTTGCCGGTGCTGATGGCGCAAACCATCATCTTGTTCCAGGACACCTCGCTGGTCTACGCCATTGGCGCTTACGACTTGCTCAAGGGCTTCGAGGTGGCCGGCAAGAACTTCAATCGCCCGGTGGAAACCTATCTGGTTGCGGCCGTTGTCTACTTTGTGATCTGTTTCAGCCTGTCGATGCTGGTGCGTCGCCTGCAGAAGAAGATCGCCATCATCCGCTGA
- a CDS encoding amino acid ABC transporter permease, whose translation MATWDWQVFCKNTIDGEVIPSCFGSGGDITYLNWLMSAWGWTLSVSALALVVALAVGSLMGILRTTPNKWLVFIGDAWTETFRNIPLLVQIFLWYHVLPALIPPLRQVPSFILVVLALGFFTSARIAEQVRAGIQSLPKGQRYAGLAMGLTLPQTYRYVLLPVAFRIVIPPLTSESMNIIKNSSVAFAVSIAELTMYALQVSEETSRGIEIYLAVTGLYFISAFFVNRLALFIEHRVQVPGMLGAGR comes from the coding sequence GTGGCGACATGGGATTGGCAGGTGTTCTGCAAGAACACCATCGACGGGGAGGTGATACCGAGTTGCTTTGGCAGCGGCGGTGACATCACCTATTTGAACTGGCTGATGTCGGCCTGGGGTTGGACGCTGAGCGTCTCGGCCCTGGCCCTGGTGGTGGCCTTGGCCGTCGGTTCGCTGATGGGCATCTTGCGCACCACGCCGAACAAGTGGTTAGTGTTCATTGGCGACGCCTGGACAGAGACCTTCCGCAACATCCCGCTGCTGGTGCAGATCTTCCTCTGGTACCACGTCTTGCCCGCGCTGATCCCGCCGCTGCGCCAGGTGCCCAGCTTCATCCTGGTGGTGCTGGCCCTGGGCTTCTTCACCTCGGCACGGATTGCCGAGCAGGTGCGCGCCGGCATTCAAAGCCTGCCCAAGGGCCAGCGCTATGCCGGCCTGGCCATGGGCTTGACCCTGCCGCAAACCTACCGCTATGTCTTGCTGCCGGTGGCGTTTCGCATCGTCATTCCGCCGCTGACCAGCGAGAGCATGAACATCATCAAGAACTCATCGGTGGCCTTTGCCGTGAGCATTGCCGAACTGACCATGTATGCCTTGCAAGTGTCGGAAGAGACCTCCCGCGGTATCGAGATCTATCTGGCAGTGACCGGCCTGTATTTCATCTCCGCCTTCTTCGTCAATCGCCTGGCTTTGTTCATTGAACACCGCGTCCAAGTGCCTGGCATGTTGGGGGCCGGACGATGA